A single region of the Triticum urartu cultivar G1812 unplaced genomic scaffold, Tu2.1 TuUngrouped_contig_5952, whole genome shotgun sequence genome encodes:
- the LOC125529928 gene encoding uncharacterized protein LOC125529928 — protein MSFAPLFRPPPPPDSAIFPPPPVPLRGPEVPWSRETPRSHAPLPASSPLRLMTDRGDGPIGSLPEHLLVEILTRLPTHEWVQISCVSKHWASMFRGEYLWQTAIARKWPSAGFRKRWPGPIPRGSARRRFQALYVSENLVPSGGEIDELVGHTYLYLKEQLERVAIPPSSILHGTIIDQFIACGRTGEKAHELASNIWIAVIDNLEENQQTFMLLKHLAQEGDFFLPFPYSRSYKVLWRVFDKLFTDFRDCFSGGDYHDALAGAKSRFQPVPSSWLGH, from the exons ATGTCCTTCGCTCCTCTTTTtcgtccccctcctccacccGACTCGGCGATATTTCCCCCTCCGCCCGTTCCTCTCCGGGGTCCGGAGGTCCCCTGGAGCCGGGAGACCCCGAGGAGCCACGCCCCCCTCCCGGCCTCCTCCCCGCTCCG CCTTATGACGGACAGAGGTGATGGACCAATTGGTAGTCTCCCTGAACATCTCCTTGTAGAAATATTGACTCGGTTACCAACCCACGAGTGGGTCCAAATATCATGTGTCAGCAAGCACTGGGCAAGCATGTTCCGAGGAGAATACTTGTGGCAAACCGCTATTGCAAGGAAATGGCCATCCGCTGGTTTCCGGAAACGCTGGCCTGGGCCAATTCCCAGAGGCTCTGCTAGGAG AAGATTCCAAGCACTTTATGTCAGCGAGAACCTTGTACCATCTGGTGGGGAGATTGACGAGCTTGTTGGTCACACATATCTCTATTTAAAAGAACAGCTTGAGCGTGTTGCCATTCCTCCATCCAGCATACTTCATGGCACCATCATTG ATCAGTTCATTGCTTGTGGTAGGACAGGAGAAAAGGCCCATGAACTTGCTTCAAATATATGGATTGCAGTCATTGACAATTTGGAAGAAAACCAGCAGACATTCATGCTCTTAAAACACCTAGCGCAAGAAGGAGAT TTTTTCCTTCCATTTCCATATTCGAGGTCGTATAAAGTACTGTGGAGGGTGTTTGACAAGCTGTTCACCGACTTCCGTGACTGTTTCAGCGGGGGAGATTACCATGACGCGCTAGCGGGTGCCAAGTCTAGGTTTCAGCCAGTACCTTCTTCATGGCTTGGACATTAG
- the LOC125529929 gene encoding uncharacterized protein LOC125529929, which produces MITQGWAAAAVVANGAGGRRGDEKKAAPGCDVEALRKCLEENKGDRAKCQAHIDAFRSSCSVSPTNTSDYRPTVQKET; this is translated from the exons ATGATAACTCAAGGTTGGGCAGCGGCGGCTGTGGTAGCAAATGGTGCTGGTGGTAGACGGGGAGATGAGAAGAAGGCGGCTCCAGGGTGCGACGTGGAGGCATTGCGCAAGTGCCTGGAAGAGAACAAGGGTGATCGCGCCAAGTGCCAGGCTCACATTGACGCCTTCCGATCCTCATGTTCTGTCAGCCCCACCAACACCTCCGACTACCGTCCCACC GTACAAAAGGAGACCTGA